TGTGATAAATGTATAGAACAAGCATATGGAATTGTTCAGGAAGAAGTTTCTGAATCAAAATCTAATGGTTTGTCTAAAGATTTAATGATTAAGAAACCTTTAGAAATTAAAGGGTTTTTAGATCAATATATTATTGGTCAAGATGAAACAAAAAGAGCAATGGCTGTTGCTGTTTACAATCATTACAAGCGTTTATTGCAAGAAGAAAGTGAAGATGATGTAGAGATAGAAAAATCTAATATTATTTTAGTAGGCGAAACAGGTACAGGAAAAACCTTAGTAGCAAAAACAATTGCAAGAATGCTAAACGTACCTTTTGCAATTGTTGATGCAACTGTTTTAACACAAGCAGGTTATGTTGGTGAAGATGTAGAAAGTATTTTAAGTAAACTTTTGCAAGCAGCAGATTATGATGTAGAAAAGGCACAAAGAGGTATTATTTTTATTGATGAAATTGATAAAATTGCCAGAAAAGGTGATAACCCTTCTATAACAAGAGATGTTTCTGGAGAAGGAGTACAACAAGCTTTATTAAAATTATTAGAAGGAACTGTTGTTAATGTTGCACCTAAAGGTGGAAGAAAACATCCTGAGCAAAAATTTATTGAGGTAGATACCAAAGAGATTTTATTTATTGCTGGTGGAGCTTTTTCTGGAGTTGAAAGATTGATAAGCAAACGTTTAAATATGCAAGCTGTAGGTTTTAGCGCGTCTTTAGATGAAGATAAAATAGATGAAGAAAATTTGTTGCAATACATTATTCCATCAGATTTAAAAGCATTTGGATTAATTCCTGAAATTATTGGTCGTTTGCCAGTGTTGAGTTATATGAATCCTTTAAATGCTATAACGTTAAGGTCAATTTTAACAGAACCTAAAAACGCTATAATTAAGCAATATGCTAAGTTATTTACAATGGATGATGTTAACTTTTCTATTGAAGAGGAAGCTTTAAATTATATTGTAGAAAAAGCAGTAGAATATAAATTAGGAGCAAGAGGTTTACGTTCTTTATGTGAAGCTATTTTTACAGATGCTATGTTCGATTTACCAAGTTCTGATGAAAAAGAATTTGTTGTAACCAAAGATTATGCAGAAGCAAAATTGACAAATACAACATTGAAAAAACTAAAGACAGCTTCTTAAAATATTTTGGGCGTTTTAACAGGCTTTCCATTATATCTTTTTGTGAAAAACAAAAAGGATGCCATTTCAATCCTTAACGCAAATTGCGAACTAAAGGAAGAAGTTCATAAAAACAACTTTTAGAATTTATACAAACCTCAAAGGTTTTTAAACCTTTGAGGTTTTTCATTTTAGAAATTTTCAAAGAATGAATGTTCTAATTCTTATCTTTGTTTTCACTTTCAAATAAATTTAATTAATGATATTAAGAAGTACCATAGACCAAATTTTCGAAACTGCAAGAGTAGAAGAGGTTATTGGTGAATTTGTTCAGCTTAAAAAAGCAGGAAGTAACTTTAAAGGATTAAGTCCTTTTACAGATGAAAAATCACCATCTTTTATGGTGTCTCCAGTAAAACAAATCTGGAAAGATTTCTCTACGGGAAAAGGAGGGAACTCAGTTTCATTTTTAATGGAACATGAGCATTTTTCATATCCAGAAGCATTAAGGTGGTTAGCCAAAAAGTACAATATAGAAATTGAGGAAACTGAGCAATCATCTGAAGAGAAAGAACAGATGAATGAAAGAGAAAGTATGTTTATGGTATCTAATTTTGCCAAAGACTATTTTCATGATTTAATGCTCAACTCTAATAAAGGAAAGGCAATAGGATTATCATATTTTAAAGAACGAGGTTTTACAGACGAAACAATCAAAAGGTTCGAACTAGGATATTGTATTGATGAATGGGATAATTTTACAAAAGGAGCTTTAGCAAAAGGATACGATTTAAAATACCTTGCTTCAACAGGTTTAACAATTGTAAAAGAAAATAAGCAATTCGACCGTTTTAAAGGCCGTGTAATGTTTCCTATACATTCTATGTCTGGTCGTATTTTAGGTTTCGGAGGACGTATTTTAACTGCGGATAAAAAAGCAGCTAAATATTTAAATTCACCTGAAAGTGATATTTACCACAAGAGTAAAATTCTTTATGGATTATATCAAGCTAAAAAAGAAATTGCAAAACAAGACAATTGTTTTTTGGTGGAAGGTTATACAGATGTAATCTCTTTTAACCAATCTGGTGTAGAAAATGTGGTAGCTTC
The window above is part of the Polaribacter sp. SA4-12 genome. Proteins encoded here:
- the clpX gene encoding ATP-dependent Clp protease ATP-binding subunit ClpX — translated: MSKEENLECSFCGRKKAETDLLIAGMDAHICDKCIEQAYGIVQEEVSESKSNGLSKDLMIKKPLEIKGFLDQYIIGQDETKRAMAVAVYNHYKRLLQEESEDDVEIEKSNIILVGETGTGKTLVAKTIARMLNVPFAIVDATVLTQAGYVGEDVESILSKLLQAADYDVEKAQRGIIFIDEIDKIARKGDNPSITRDVSGEGVQQALLKLLEGTVVNVAPKGGRKHPEQKFIEVDTKEILFIAGGAFSGVERLISKRLNMQAVGFSASLDEDKIDEENLLQYIIPSDLKAFGLIPEIIGRLPVLSYMNPLNAITLRSILTEPKNAIIKQYAKLFTMDDVNFSIEEEALNYIVEKAVEYKLGARGLRSLCEAIFTDAMFDLPSSDEKEFVVTKDYAEAKLTNTTLKKLKTAS